The Corynebacterium suranareeae genome window below encodes:
- a CDS encoding aldo/keto reductase codes for MEHGVTVIKGTEFDVFPLNLGGNTFGWTSNREQTFAVLDAFVAAGGNFVDTADSYSAWVEGNEGGESERELGAWIKERGADKLIIATKSGALEPVAGRSREATFKAVEGSLERLGVESIDIFYYHYDDEAVSIDEQVAIANDLIAQGKIKHLALSNYSAERLAEFFEKSVGTPAQPVALQPHYNLVSRKDYEENVQPLAEKHGVAVFPYFALAAGLLTGKYTSKEDISGKARAGQLDRYASDEAFAVVTELRAVADELGVAPTTVALAWLVAHGVTAPIASVSKVEQLKDLMAVKDVELSAEQLARLDKVSEPFA; via the coding sequence ATGGAGCACGGCGTGACCGTTATTAAAGGCACTGAATTTGATGTTTTCCCACTAAACCTCGGTGGAAATACCTTTGGCTGGACCTCGAATAGGGAACAGACCTTCGCGGTTTTGGATGCATTCGTGGCAGCGGGAGGAAACTTTGTTGACACCGCCGATTCTTATTCTGCATGGGTTGAAGGCAATGAGGGTGGCGAGTCGGAGCGGGAGCTCGGCGCGTGGATTAAGGAACGTGGCGCAGACAAGCTGATCATTGCTACCAAGTCTGGTGCGTTGGAGCCTGTTGCTGGTCGTTCCCGTGAGGCAACTTTCAAGGCTGTCGAGGGTTCCCTGGAGCGTTTGGGCGTGGAATCGATCGATATTTTTTACTACCACTACGACGATGAGGCAGTCAGCATTGATGAGCAGGTTGCTATCGCTAATGATCTGATTGCACAGGGCAAGATTAAGCACCTCGCATTGTCTAACTACAGCGCGGAGCGTTTAGCTGAGTTCTTTGAGAAGTCTGTAGGCACTCCAGCGCAGCCGGTTGCTCTGCAACCGCACTACAACCTGGTGTCGAGGAAGGATTATGAGGAGAACGTGCAGCCGCTCGCCGAGAAGCATGGCGTTGCAGTCTTCCCTTATTTCGCGCTTGCCGCGGGTCTTTTGACCGGAAAGTACACCTCCAAGGAGGATATTTCGGGTAAAGCGCGTGCGGGGCAGTTGGATCGTTACGCCAGCGATGAGGCGTTTGCCGTGGTGACAGAGTTGCGTGCTGTTGCCGATGAGTTGGGTGTTGCGCCAACGACTGTGGCGCTTGCGTGGTTGGTTGCGCATGGTGTGACCGCACCGATTGCGTCCGTGTCCAAGGTAGAGCAGTTGAAGGATTTGATGGCTGTGAAGGATGTGGAGCTGAGCGCTGAGCAGCTTGCACGTTTGGATAAGGTTTCGGAGCCTTTCGCTTAA